A window of Meleagris gallopavo isolate NT-WF06-2002-E0010 breed Aviagen turkey brand Nicholas breeding stock chromosome 11, Turkey_5.1, whole genome shotgun sequence genomic DNA:
ATCTTTTAGACATTTCAAAAGACATACTGTAGTTTTCAATCTGTATTTTTCCCCACAAAGCCAGAACTACGTTGACTCTCATTTCAAAACCTAGTCAGTGGTTAACACTAGTTCTTGAGTGAAGTCAGAGTagcatacaaaatatttaacagaataGGGGTGCATCACATGAATCTGTTTACTTCTTGAAGAAAATCTTCCACATTCAAGGTTTGTTTATTTGTCCCATAAACAAGATTGTACCTGAGGGaatgaaatggaaacaagaGTTACCACAGTCTGCAAATACAGTGAAATTTTTCCATGAAAGCATGGAATACACAGAGCACAGTTGAGTCACATCATCACGATCTTGTCTAGTCTCCCCCAAGTCTGTTAGCTCCGAGTAGATAGCAGAAAAGTGTATGTTTGGATAGGTAGCTGGCTCACATTTCTGGAGACACACTTTTTCTGATGGTCTGTAGAACCAGGGAACTGCTGCCAGGAGCCTAATTCCTCCCAACATGCTGGCAGCTGCATCTTGTTCCCCCATAACCAGCGTATCTATCGTGCACATGTCACTACAAGAAGTGGATGTCTAACTCAATAATTGTGTCAGCTCTGCTTTAAGACTCAACCCATGCTGTAGCAGACTGTGACCACTATGTACACTCAAATTAGTTCACAGTAGGCCAGTGCTACATTCCAGATTCCTGATGTCCCTATTGCTATACTTGGCCCTATCACTATTTTACAGTCTATCAGAAAGTTGGCCCCTATTCAACTAAATTCATTATCAGTAAACAGAGTTATTTCCTTCCCCTTATGACTATTAAAAATTGTGTTCTTTCTTACCCATAAACTTGTCACACCAGTTTACAGCCAATACTTATTCTCCGTACTGAGTTGTATTCCAAATAAGATAACCAATGTTAAAGGTATTAAGAGAATACTGGgagtacattttaaaataattatctctTGCCCTCCCTCTGACACATACACACGGCAACAACTTTCAAGTAATCTAGACTTCCCCTAGCTGGGAATTTTGTCTGTTGCagtttttaagcaaaataaagtaCATACAAGTACTGCTTACCTGTAGGATTGTGCCGGATGAAGAATACAAATGGTCTGTCTACTATGAACCAAGGAGGGGATGATCTGGCTATTAAAATTGCAGCTTGCAAAAAAGACAAGGTTTGAAGTTAGGCTAAGAAAGTACCATAACACAGAAGGTACTCTAGTGAAGTAAAACTTCCTGGTGTGTACTAGAACTTTGCACAGGTGGAGATGAATGGCTAAAATCCACTTGAATCTTTAAAGAAGCACAAGTCACATTTTATTCCCATAGGAAccaaaaaaactaaaaatacaacaaagccCACAGAAGGTGGAAGGATGTCTCCTGTCATCATATGTAAAGGATACAGCAGCTTACTCTTCTTCACCACCTGGATAGCAACAAACTCTATACTGGTGGTCAAAGCATGAATTATTAGAAAattcttttccagaaaaaacacttttttccagaaaaaagtAAGCCTGTTTATACTTCCTAGAGGACACTGATGCTCTGATCAATATTAGAAAGTAATGTTCCGAAGAAGTTGCATAAAGCCATCAAGAAATTTAATCTGAAGTACGTACTTTCCTACAAAGATATTGAAATAGGCTGTCTTTACTTAGTGATATAGCCTGTTAATCCAGTTTTCCTGACTCTGCCATTTTATCAGTAATAGTTACTTACTTGTTGCTGCAGAAGCTTTGGTTCCATCTTCACTAACTTCaatttttgtcttctgcaaAACATGAGATACATGTAGACCTTCTgttcctgaaaaaaaagttaaaaaaactaaaaaaatcttGAAGCTAGCATGGCAAATATCAGAAGCTGCTATAATTCTGCTCAGATCCTGATTCTGCTGTGAAGAATGTTGGATGCACTCACTAAGCCTATAATCACAAACCaaataaaagctatttactCTTCACTTTTCTCCATTTACTaggctttgtttttattgtctGAAGTACACACTTGCATTTTTAGTTTTAGCAAGGATGAGCGaattcagttttttgttttgctggttGTGGGTATTTTTCcctcgtctttttttttttttaatctgaatttaaGTCACCCTCCCATTTATCTCAATGTTGAGAGCCAGGGTGGGGGAAAGCACTTAGCAAGACACTTCACTTTCACTGAAACAGGAATCTGTTCTCCAAATCAGGTAAGCAAGCACAATGCAAGCTTTTTTGTAGCATCCCCGTAGAAACTTATGAAAAATGCGATGGATATGGAGAACAGAGATAAGATGACATTTTGTCAAGCTCACAACTCTTATGTCTACATCCTATTTTCTGACATGATGTATTTAATTCTGGTTTGGTCCAGTCCACTAAGCTATGTATTTAGTCCACTTGTTTCCTGCTGCTtaagaaaattcaaattattaAATACATACTGTGTGGAAAATATTGCCATTTTATCTTCAGTAAAGATCTAAAGTATTGTTTTAAGTCCTGCCATGGATTTTAGACAATTCTGAAGACGTCCAGATTGTAATAAAGTCTTAACTTGCAGCATGATTTATTGCTATAATGCaaggcaagaggaaaaaaagacactaCAGCATTCAATAGAAGCAAGAAGCCATGCTTGGCTGGGTGTAAGCCAGAGCTTTGCTCCAGTGTCATGGTAACATTTATCCAAGACAAAACAGACAATTACACTGGTAAAACAACACTTTATTCAGTGCCAGAAACTATGAATAAAGGCCAGcaaaaattcagtaaaataaCTTACTTGTTATTTTTGCAAAGTTTGATTTTGACTCATCAAACATATCTGTAATACCAAGTGCTTTCAGAGGGTCCTTTAAGTCTGTTTCTGCTACTGCTGTAAATCTAattagaagaaacaaaagaatgcATTGGTATTATGTGAGAAAGTTGCCTTAAGCACCATGTTCCTCTCCTGTCAGAGGATGTTCATGTATAATGACTCCAAAACACTCCCTGAAGGAGAAACAGATGACACTAGTACTTACTTGGGCAAAATAACCTGCACTCTTTTGGCTACCATGGTTGTCATCCAGCTTCCTATTGTCTTTGTGCTGATGTGTGGAATGATAGCGGAGAGTGGTGTTGCATTTTCCGTAGGCAAAGCAATCAGCATGCTTATCATTTCTCCGTGGTACGGCAACTCAATTATGTTATACCACAGCTCATTTGGAGTACTCGTAGTACCTAAAAAAGAATAGAGATGAGCCATAATTCCCCTCAGCCTTaagactgttttattttcagataccTGCTGCTATTGGATTCCACCAGGAAACCTTTTCCCACATCTCAAAAACTGATTCTAGCATCACAGACTGCCTGCCTTCCAGCTAGACAGTCCTTCAAGTAGTAATATGGGTAGAGATGCTACCTTGACAAAACGTATAATTTGGATAATATGAAGCATACAATATTTGTATTTGATCTGCATGTTGTTTCCCAGTCAAGTCCTATCATCTTGGACTTATTCAGCTACACAAGAAATCATCAGGTCTGTAAATCAGCTGGGATCTAATTCAGATCTCATTTCTAGCAGAGCTGATTGAGCATTGAGAagcaaagaataagaaaaggaGCAGATCATTCCAAACTGAAGAGGTCTCGCAGACAAACCTTCTCCTTCAAGTGATTAAAGCACCTCCTGTTTGAAGTAGTCAGCTGAATTTACTTGCTGAATAGGAATCTCATTAGGAAGGAGTTTTAAGTCCTTCAAAGTAGAGGAGAGCAGCTATTTCGATGTAGTGGAGAAGACCAATTGGATGAGTGAGAACACAACACATCCAAGTTACAGCAAGTGTTAGGAAGACTGGCTTCAAGGAGCCCTCTGTAAGTTCCCTTTGGTTACTGTGGAGCTTTTGGCATGTGACATCTTACAGGATGTTCCAGGGAAAACCTGTCAGTCTAACTACAGACAGGGTTTCTGGGAAAGGTTTAGGATAGCAGTAagaactttcctttttcttcatgtaAGTTTGCACTTGTCagacaaaactgaaaattgaGATTTGCATTAGAAATTTAATCTTTTTGCAAGAACATGCAAAGTTTTGACAAAGTCTGTATTGCTAGAAAGCTAGCAGCATTACATTTATTAGGCTGTAATTGTGTTAAGCTTTGCAGTTTATCTCCTTTTAGTCTGAGAGCCACTGTCATAATATGACCTAAAGATCAAAATATTGTTGCAGAAGTCTCCACACGAAAGTGACAAATGGTAACCTTTCCAGCCATCAAGTACTACTTTTCTTGTCTGCCGCACGCTACCATCATTGCCACTGAAACATATGAAACAGGAGATTTCATCTTCACAATCAAGTGATAGCGTTTAAAGATGCACAAGTTGTTTACGAAGTTTGAGAAGTCTTAAACTCAGATCTCCTCTTGCTCCTTTCTAGATTAATAGCATTTCTAAACTAAGTTTATATCTACATAATTAAGTCTTTAACCAGCATcaacagaagaatgaaaaaaccCTTTCAGATAGTCTTGCTAAAATCTGTTTCTGGTTATAACTCCCTTCAAACTCCACAAATAAATAAGCGGGGAGCCTACTCTGGTATATACACATGTTCCCCAAATCACATTTAAGTAGCTAAAATATAGAATTACACGTACTCCAATGCATAGGCGATTTTTGAAGTTACAGCCTTTTACTTCAACACAAACCTATTAGTATTACCTGAACAGTGCTAAGAATAAAATTAGACATTTAAATGCTCATCAGCGGGTCTTTCCTGTTTACTCTTTTGCATTTAATAGCCAGTTACATTCTCAAGCCTGTTCCTGAATACATACATAGCATATTAAGTTCCAGACATCAGAAGCAATGGAAAATGTTCTTTCATCAGAGCCTTAATTTTTGACCAATACCCATACACCTACATGCTGAAGCTCTGAGGTACACCGTTAGTTGTATCAAGATACATACATCAGCTCCGAGCTTCTCATATAGAATTCAGGCCAAACGTATTGAACTATTGTCCTGTGACTCAATTTGAAGTTGAAGAACATGTGCTCCTCTGGCTCCCTCAGAACTGTTGATTGTACAAAGTTCCATTTCTTTATTATACTGTGACACAGACTAATTCTATTCCAATCTTTTATTTACAGCTCATTAGCAGATAAGCCTCAAGTTTCTGTTGGCAGTCCTCCTTCATTCTCATCTcttaaaaaattcttcctgCAAGGCTTAGGAAACATGCAAGGTTCTTAATTTCAGTACTTCATGTTTTGCACTTTTTTGAAAAGCAGGATAAGGCAAGTACTTTGTTAGAGTGCTCGACTTAGAGCAACCTTTCATGCAACCTCACCCATACCTTACCAGTACAAGATGCTTTCATAACCACACAAAGTCTCCAGTATCAGTCACAATAAGTATATCAGCACACTCTtcagtttgaaagaaaagagcaaagttTTACCACCCCTTCTGGGGTATTCAGTGAGAGTTACTGAACTTACCGCAGCGGAAGATTGATAACTGGGACAACATGGGAACTTGGTAGACCTTCCCATCAGCTCCGTGAAATGGCCGTTTCTTTGTGTTTTCGGGTCGAAATCGTGATTTCCATAAGCCCTTGAAATATACAGCATTTACTAGAACCAGTCTGGTTAAACTGTCAATATCATCTGGAGCTACAACTTGATCAATCatacctaaaagaaaaaagaaaggtaagtatttgttttcataacaTTAGTCAATTTTCATAAAGACagttttttccacattttactTTAAACCCTTTGAATATCTGTCAATGTGTCAGCTACTCATTGTAGAAGATTTGAGATCCATGCAGTCAGTCTTGctttttggtaaaaaaaaaaagtaatactttGGGATACCTAAAAAACAAGCAGCATACCTAGCTAACCAATGAACTGATGGGCCTTACCTTTTTCAGCTTGTGATCAGATCTAAGATTCCAACTAAGGAGGTCATAGCAATAATAGTTTTAACTGAAGCACTTCCCCCTTTCACACGCAGCTTGTAACACTGCTATGCAAAACTGGTGACATGGTAGAGAAAGAATCTGACGGCCCTGTTTCACATATGGCACATCCAACATCATTAGCAACATACTCCTCACATCCAGTTTTAACTCCATGAAATACCAAGCACGTAATCCACTAGACTATGACCCTGTTGCAGAGCACCATCTCTGCCTTCTGTACATCTAAACTTGACAAATGGACAGCAGCACACTTGAACCGTGAGGAGTTCTGTCAAGGCAGTGTTAATTAAAAACCTTCTAAACATTACTCCTAATAACAGTGACATATCTTGCAAAAATTTAGGATACTAAGTGCAAAAGCTGAACTGCCctacaattttttattttaaagtctgATGTACTGAGTTACTTTCaagcttttttcctccctcttcccCTCATATCTGACAACACTTAGCTTCAGGAGAACACGGCTTGGGTTTCCTGCAGATTAAACATTATTAACAGCAGAAGCTTTTCAGTCCCAGAGGGAACAGGCATGCACACAAATCACACAAGTACCCCTGCTAGGGCACTGCGACTACTGATCACTGGCAAACAAACTCTAAAACACACCATACAGGCCAGCTTTTAGATCGTTTCCAACCGCAAGGCAGTCTTCTCCCTCTCTGTTTTACTCCACTGTTTCCAATCAGATCTGAGAGGTCTGATGCCATTCATGCACAGAAAATACTGGCTAATACTCACcccttgtttcatttttcaccCACTGGTTGATGGAATCACAGGCTGTATTTGGGTCCTCAAAGTCCACGCTCTTGACACTGCACTGAAACACTTCTTTGTTCCTTGTAACAAAAGGCACTTCCATTTTAAAGCCACTCTTTGCAAATACTGCATTAGCAATTGTAACAatgtctttattcttttttgagACTATGAGCCTGTTTATCTTCTTTAACGCCTTACCAACTCCTAGTTGGAAAGAACAGCAAGTTTAATTTAGAACAAGATGACAAACAAACAATTACTTTATATGCAACTATTAATGACATGAGAGTCAGACATTAAGGTGCTGGGGTAGCAAAATACCAATTCTCAGAAGGCTTCCAAAATACACATTCCTGAGCTCTTGCCTGAAGAGTGCTACTATTTCCCAGGAAATCTTACATTCACTGTGATGCCTATTCCTTGTCTAGCAGCATGCACAGAATGCTCCAGACAATACTAAGGATAAATACTGGGGTTCAATTCTTATCATGGAACTATTTCTACAGAAGATGCTGTGTCAAAACATGTCACACCGTACAAAAACCACAACCTGTAAGCTATACAGCAATGACAAAAAAGTCCAAGGCTCATAGCTGACAAATATAGGTTGTCTTGAACCTCATAGCACAGAGCTTAAGTTGCCTCACCATTCTCCCTCTCCATTTACTACAGAACAAAGGAAATCACCAAGATTTCTATATCAGGTTCAAGTCCATACTTAGGCTAGGACATAGTCCTTAAGGAAACTAAATTTGCTACAAGCATAAGTCAGTCTTTCAATATGAGCTGgtctttaaagaagaaaaaaagcaaagcagtatAAGCTCCAATATCTATAGTCAAGGCCTTTAGGATATGAAAGCAGCTCATATTGAGTGCTTGTTAGCTCCTTCACTGCACACAAGAGAATGCACATGGCAGCACAGAAGAACTGCTATGTTCATCACACTCAGTTCTCCATGTTGTTATAGCTTATGAATAAGCATTTGTCTACACAGGGAAGACACTGCCAGACAAGAAACTTAATGTTCAACCACTGTATTGGACAGGATACTTGAGTGGCTGTTTTCACAGCAGTTATTAAAGAGTTCCCTCTGTTTCCCAATACAATTTAGCAGGAACAATTCCAGACTATTTCCCTATGTAGACGAACTTAAGAGAAGAGCTATAAAGGGAATAAATTAGTTGAGTTATTCTCTTAGTTGCTTATAGGAAAAAGCCTCAGATGGCTTTGCTGTTTATAGCATCATGAATGCTTTAGCATTACCGTTTGTACGAAGTTCTACATGTTCACTCTCCAATATTACGGGCAAATTCTTTTGGAGAACATACCATAACAGAGGTTCTCAAACTGTATTCTGTGGACCACTGGTGGTCCACGGAGCACTTGCTGGTGGTCCGGGGAGAGCTGGCTGGTCTCATGATGCTGGCTCTCCTCCTTGCTTCCAGCTGCTAAATTGCATTAAAAGACAGCTAAAGATTGATTAAATACTTTCCAACTATTACCTTTCCGAAGCAGTTGCTGTAGTTGCCAAAGAACTGTAAGGCATCTTGAACAAAAGCAGGAGGTCTGTGCAAACAGACAGGTAGCATTCCATACCAAATCTCTATAGCAAGATAGAGGCTACCTTCTGAGAAGTTTGAGAACCTCTGTGTCTCACAGAGAGGATTAGAAAGTATGTAAGCCAAATAAAACCAGATGATATGATGTATCAAAATTTCATGATTTGAGCATTAAGCTGCTCCCAGAGTTGATTATCTCATGAAGAGATTTCAAATCTACAACAAGTAAGAGCTTAAGTTGACAAGTCATTTTGCTGTGCTTTAAAccaaaacagcaaagcaaatgaagaCATGTTATACAACAATactaaagattttaaaatgcacttACCTCTTGGAGGGTTTTCTGCTCCTGGAAGGAAGACAGAATGCTGGTACTAAGTTGTTAACTTTTGCTGGCAAATACTCACACAAATACTCAGCATGCAAAGTAAAGCAGCAAGAACTTTCAGCCTACACCCTCTAGATGGGCAGGCATTG
This region includes:
- the SERPINE2 gene encoding glia-derived nexin isoform X4; this encodes MNWHFSLLFLLGTLTSVCSQFNFYPLEELSSDVGIQVFNQIVKAKPQDNVVVSPHGIASVLGVLQLGADGKTKKQLTTMMRYSVNGVGKALKKINRLIVSKKNKDIVTIANAVFAKSGFKMEVPFVTRNKEVFQCSVKSVDFEDPNTACDSINQWVKNETRGMIDQVVAPDDIDSLTRLVLVNAVYFKGLWKSRFRPENTKKRPFHGADGKVYQVPMLSQLSIFRCGTTSTPNELWYNIIELPYHGEMISMLIALPTENATPLSAIIPHISTKTIGSWMTTMVAKRVQVILPKFTAVAETDLKDPLKALGITDMFDESKSNFAKITRTEGLHVSHVLQKTKIEVSEDGTKASAATTAILIARSSPPWFIVDRPFVFFIRHNPTGTILFMGQINKP
- the SERPINE2 gene encoding glia-derived nexin isoform X2 is translated as MNWHFSLLFLLGTLTSVCSQFNFYPLEELSSDVGIQVFNQIVKAKPQDNVVVSPHGIASVLGVLQLGADGKTKKQLTTMMRYSVNAAGSKEESQHHETSQLSPDHQQVLRGPPVVHRIQFENLCYGVGKALKKINRLIVSKKNKDIVTIANAVFAKSGFKMEVPFVTRNKEVFQCSVKSVDFEDPNTACDSINQWVKNETRGMIDQVVAPDDIDSLTRLVLVNAVYFKGLWKSRFRPENTKKRPFHGADGKVYQVPMLSQLSIFRCGTTSTPNELWYNIIELPYHGEMISMLIALPTENATPLSAIIPHISTKTIGSWMTTMVAKRVQVILPKFTAVAETDLKDPLKALGITDMFDESKSNFAKITRTEGLHVSHVLQKTKIEVSEDGTKASAATTAILIARSSPPWFIVDRPFVFFIRHNPTGTILFMGQINKP
- the SERPINE2 gene encoding glia-derived nexin isoform X3, which produces MNWHFSLLFLLGTLTSVCSQFNFYPLEELSSDVGIQVFNQIVKAKPQDNVVVSPHGIASVLGVLQLGADGKTKKQLTTMMRYSVNGAENPPRGVGKALKKINRLIVSKKNKDIVTIANAVFAKSGFKMEVPFVTRNKEVFQCSVKSVDFEDPNTACDSINQWVKNETRGMIDQVVAPDDIDSLTRLVLVNAVYFKGLWKSRFRPENTKKRPFHGADGKVYQVPMLSQLSIFRCGTTSTPNELWYNIIELPYHGEMISMLIALPTENATPLSAIIPHISTKTIGSWMTTMVAKRVQVILPKFTAVAETDLKDPLKALGITDMFDESKSNFAKITRTEGLHVSHVLQKTKIEVSEDGTKASAATTAILIARSSPPWFIVDRPFVFFIRHNPTGTILFMGQINKP
- the SERPINE2 gene encoding glia-derived nexin isoform X1, translated to MNWHFSLLFLLGTLTSVCSQFNFYPLEELSSDVGIQVFNQIVKAKPQDNVVVSPHGIASVLGVLQLGADGKTKKQLTTMMRYSVNGAENPPRAAGSKEESQHHETSQLSPDHQQVLRGPPVVHRIQFENLCYGVGKALKKINRLIVSKKNKDIVTIANAVFAKSGFKMEVPFVTRNKEVFQCSVKSVDFEDPNTACDSINQWVKNETRGMIDQVVAPDDIDSLTRLVLVNAVYFKGLWKSRFRPENTKKRPFHGADGKVYQVPMLSQLSIFRCGTTSTPNELWYNIIELPYHGEMISMLIALPTENATPLSAIIPHISTKTIGSWMTTMVAKRVQVILPKFTAVAETDLKDPLKALGITDMFDESKSNFAKITRTEGLHVSHVLQKTKIEVSEDGTKASAATTAILIARSSPPWFIVDRPFVFFIRHNPTGTILFMGQINKP